GCCACCGGCGAGCACCACGTCCGCCTCGCCCAGGGCGATGGCATTGGCCGCCGTGGTCATCGCCTGGATGGACGTGGCGCACGCGCGCGACACCGTGAAGGCGTCGATCTTGCGCGGCAGCCCGGCGGCGATCACCACCTCGCGCGCGATGGACGGCGCGGTGAGCGTGGGGATGACCTGCCCGAACACCACCTGATCGATCTCCTGCGGATCGATCTCCGAGCGCTGCACCAGCTCCTGGACCACGATGCGGCCCAGCTCCAACGCGGTGAGCCTCGCGAAGTCCGTACCCGCCTTCGCGAAGGGCGTCCGCAATCCACGGACGATGGCCACCCTGCGGTGACCGTTTTGCTGCTCGCGTGCCATTGTGTGCCTCACCTTTTCCTGCGGGGTGAGGCGCATCTAATGAGCGGTGGTGCGGCGCGTCAACGGGAGATTGATTCTGGAATCAACCCGTCCCACCCCCGCCCTGGGGCCCGCCTGGAGAGGGGGCACGCGAGGTGTCAGACATCACACAACCCGGCGGCTCACGGGGACTGGCGCAGGGCGAAGCCATGCTTGTGGACGGCGTCCACGAAGAACTTCGCGGCCTCCGGATCCGTGGGCGGGAGGATGCCGTGGCCGAGGTTGCAGATGTGGCCCACGGGTCCCGCGCGCCGGAGGATGTCCACCACGCGCTGCTCCAGCTCCTCGCGAGGCAGGAAGAGGTGGAGCGGATCCAGGTTGCCCTGCACGGCCACGTCGGGGCCGAGGACGCGGCGGGCCTCGTCCAGGGGGGTGCGCCAGTCCTGGCCGATGACGTCCGCGCCGGTGCGCTTGAGCAGCGGCAGGTGGTTGGACATGCCGGTGCCGAAGACGATGACGGGCACGCCCTTGGCCTGCACCTCCTTCACCATTCGCGTGAGGTACGGCAGACAGAAGCGCTCGTAGTCCCAGGGGGAGAGCTCGCCGCCCCACGAGTCGAAGATCTGCACGATGCTCGCGCCGGCCTCCACCTGCATGAGCAGGTAGGGAATGAGCGTGCGCGTGAGCTTCTCGAAGAGGGTGTGGACGAGCTGGGGCTGCTCGAAGAGCATGCGCTTGATGAGGATGTAGCTCTTGGAGCCACCGCCCTCGACCATGTAGGCGGCGAGGGTGAAGGGGGCGCCACAGAAGCCGATGACGGGCACCGAGTCGTTGAGCGCGCGCCGGGTGCGGCGGATGGCCTCGGCGACGAAACCGGTGCCCTGCACGGGGTCGGGCACGCCGAGCCGCTCGATGTCGGCGGCGGAGCGCACGGGGTTGGGGAAGTGCGGCCCCTTGTCACCCAGCTCCAGCTCAATCCCCATGGCCTCCACGGGGATGAGGATGTCCGAGAAGATGATGGCCGCGTCCACGCCCAGACGGGTGACGGGCTGGACGGTGACCTCGGCGGCCAGGTCCGGGTGCTTGCACAGGTCGAGGAAGGCGATGTTGCCGCGGATGGCCCTGTACTCGGGCAGGTAGCGGCCCGCCTGGCGCATGAGCCACACGGGGGTGGTGTCCGTGGGCTGGCGGAGGGCGGCGCGAAGGAGGCGGTCGTTCAAGGTGGACACTCCGGATGGCTCCCCAGGTCCCTCGGGGGGCGAGCGGGGGGCGAGCGTTGTCACAGGAGGAATCGCCCCGGTCAACGCCCGTGACGGGTGGGCCCGGAATGAATCGTCCCCGGAAAAGGTATGCTTGACAGGGTCGGGGGGAGGCCGATAAAAGCCGCCCCGTCGCAACGCGGTGACGCGCGAGAGGGCGGATAGCTCAGCGGTAGAGCGTCGCCCTTACAAGGCGAGGGTCACAGGTTCAATCCCTGTTCCGCCCAAGTCCGTAGAATGAAGTCGCTGTGGGGAGTTAGTTCAGTTGGTTAGAACGCCGGCCTGTCACGCCGGAGGCCACGGGTTCAAGTCCCGTACTCCTCGCCAATAAAAGCCCAGCAATCCTCCGGGGTTGCTGGGCTTTTTCTTTTCCCGCGCGCTCTCCCCTGCCCTCCGTGCGCCCCTTCGGCATCTCGGGCCGGCACGGTGGGGAACTGGAGCACACAGGCCCGCCCCGCGCCCTCCCGGGCCGCTGGCGCGAGATGGGCGTGGCGCATGGTCATCTCAATGGTCGCGCGGCCTCGGCGCCGAAAGGAAGTCAAAGGTAGGTTTGTCTGTTTTCAACAGCCAGTGAAAACGCTGGAGTGTTTGTTGTTGTTCTCGCTGTATGAGATGAAACGCGGGACGAATTCCCAGAACGTGAGGATGCGGCCCGTCTCGTTTTGCCTTTCCTTTCCAAAGGAGGCCGTCAGGAGTGCGTGGCGGATTTGACGCTCGTCATCTCCCCGCATTTCATGATATTGCGACCGACATCCCAATTCGGCGCTCTCGTCGTTTTGGGAAGGAAGCCGCCTTGTCGCAGCCGTGGTTTCCCGCTACCCAACCCAAACATGGAGTTTCACCATGCGTCGCGTGCCACACTCGTTATTGCTGCTGGCCGGCCTCACCGCCACCCCGTGCGCCTTCGCGCAGACCGCACCGGTCAACCTCGCGCTGAACAAGCCCATCGCCGCCAGCAGCACCGAGAACCCCGTGGCGCTCAAGGCCGCCAACGCCAACGACGGAGACCTGGGCACCCGCTGGGGCTCCGAGTTCGTGAGCCCCACGTGGATCACCGTCGACCTCGGCAGTGAGCAGTCGATCGGCCGCGTGGTGCTGCGCTGGGAGAACGCGTACGCCACCGCCTACACCATCCGGGTCTCCAACGACGGCACCACCTGGAGCACCGTGCATACCAAGACCAACGGCCAGGGGGGAACGGAAGACATCTCGTTCACTCCCGTCCTGGCGCGCTACGTCTCGGTGTACGGCACGCAGAAGAACGGAATCTACGGCTACTCGCTGTACGAGTTCGAGGTCTACGCCACCAGCGGCGGCAGCCAGCCGGACCCGGATCCGACCGACCCGACGGATCCGCCTCCGGCCTCGCCGGGCACGGCGCCCACCGTGTCGTACAACGCGCGTGTCACCGGCAACCAGACGGAGCCCGCAGCGCCGTTCAACATCACCGAGGTGGCGACCTTCAACAACCCGTGGGGTCTGGACTTCCTGCCCGACGGCCGCGTCGTGGTCACCGAGAAGAGTGACCGCATGTACATCGTGACGGCCGCGGGCGTGAAGACGTCCATCAGCGGCCTGCCGGTCTCCGTGGGCGCCAACGGCGGTGGCGGCCAGAGCGGCCTTCACGACGTGGCGACCTCGCCGACCTTCGCCCAGGACCGCAAGCTGTGGTTCAGCTACGTGGCCAAGGGCGCGGACAACAACAACCACCTCACGCTGGCGTCCGCGCGCCTCGACGAGAGCGCCGGTACCGCGACCCTCGCCAACCTCCAGGTCATCTGGCAGGAGCCGTCGAGCTATTCGGTCCGCGGCCAGCCGGGCGCGCGCATCGCGTTCGCGCCGAATGGCCAGCAGGTCTTCCTCGCCGTCGGCGACGGCGACATCCCGGCCGCCAATGGCGACCGCGGGCACGTCGCGCAGCAGACGGACAGCGCGCTGGGCAAGATCATCCGCCTGAACCTCGACGGCAGCACCCCCAGCGACAACCCCGAGGCGTCTTTGGGCGGTGTGCGCGGGCAGGTGTGGGCCAAGGGCTTCCGCAATCCCTACGGCCTGGCGTTCGACGGCAGCGGCAACCTGTGGCTCAATGAGATGGGCCCCGCCTCCGGCGACGAGTTCAACTTCATCATCAAGGGCGCCAACTACGGCTGGCCCCTGGTGAGCAACGGCAACCACTACAACGGCGATGCCTACCTGCCGGGCCAGCCGTATCCGCGCCACGACACCGCGCCGCAGTTCACGCCGCCGGCGGCGTACTGGGGCTGGTTCTCCACCACCAACTCCATGTCTCCGTCCGGGCTGGCGTTCTACAACGGCAACCTGTTCCCGCAGTGGAAGGGCTCCGCACTGCTCGGCTCCACCTCGTCCATCGCGCTGTACCGCGTGGTGATCGACCCGGCGACCAACAACGTCACGGGCGTCGAGCGCTACGGCCGCAGCGCGAACAACGTGTACACCGGTGCGGTGCGCGCGCTGAAGGTGTCGCCGCTCGATGGCAGCATCTGGTACGTCAAGGGCGGCGGTGACGGCGCGCTGCGCAAGCTGACCCCTCAGTAGTGATTGTCACGATGGGACCGGGTTCATCCCGGTCCCATCGGCAGGTCGCGGGCGTAGGGACGGACGCGTGGGCACTCAGCCCGCGTCCGGAGTCCGCACACCGCCATCGGTCTCCGCCATCCCGGTATCGGGAACGCCGCCGTCGAACCACGAAGCGGGCAGGCCAGACGCGGGCGCGGCCGGGGTGGAGCCCACCTGGGACGTCGGAACAGGGGCCCCCTCCGAGGAGGGCTCACCGGCCGTCCCGGAGTCCGCGGCGAGGGCCTCGGGCTCACCGTCGAACAGGCGGCGGAGGATACGGCCATCGACATGGATGGCGTACTTCACTCCCCCATCAAGCACCGAGTGCCCGCACGCGGCGGGGTCCAGGAAGATATACACGAAGACGATGTCGCCCTGGCGGAGGACCCGGTAGCGGTGGGCCTCCTGTTTCTCCCAGCAGGGCCGCTCGCCCGCCTTCGAGGGAAGAAAGTCATTGGCCGCGACGGTGAGGGCCCGGAGCGTCACGCCCTCCACGTCCAGGAGCTGTCCCGCGCCGCCGTCCCCGGCCAGGGGCTCGTGGAAGGAAGGGAAGCGGATGGAGGGATCTTCCTGGAGCGGAGGGGCCGCGCGCTGGAAGAACGCACAGCTCGAGAGCAGGACGGTGAGCGCGAGGAGCAGACGTCTGAGTCTCATGGCGTTCCCCCGGAGGCGAGCTGGCAGGGCGCCACGCGCTCCTCGATCCGGAAGTCCGTCTCATTGAGCCAGCGCAGGGTGCCCGTCTGCTGGCAGCGCCACTGCCCCTCGGCCTGGGTCCATTTCAGCAACTGGCTCGTGAGGGGAATGTATTGAAAGAAGCCATCGCACGTCGGGTGCTCGGAATCACTCGAGGTGGAGAAGAAGGCGATGACGGCGAGCCGGACCTTGCCGTCCCGGGTCTCGGCCTCGAAGCCGTGAGTCCGTCCCTTGGCGACGATGGCGCGGATGTCCTCGTCGGAGAGTCTGGCCGCGTAGGGATGGTTGTGCAGCGCGAAGACATACTTGAGACTGCCTGGTGGATAGCGCTGATCATCCACGTGGGAAGGCAGGACACAGCTCTTCTTCCTGTCCAGACCGTCCAGGCGTGACTGGTCCGTCAACATGCTCATCTCGTACTTGTGGTCCGGAGTGTAATAGAGCCAGGCGCAGTACTCGCGGGAGACGCGCCAGCGCAATTGAAAGTCCTGGGACTGCACCCGGCCCGCGGTCGCGTTCGGCTTGGACAGGATGTGCGGGCACGCGGCGAGCAGCGCATCCGAATAGGAGTCAAAGGGCCCAAAGCCCGGCATCGGGCCCGGGAGACTGTCCAGGAAGGCCTCTCCGGGCTGGGGGCGCACCACCCCTTCAATGGATTGGGAGGCCGAACAGCCCACGAGCATCAGGCCCGATATCAACAGCGTCCCTGGCAGCCCTCCGCGTGAACGCTCGTTTGCCATGGGCCGACTCTTCGGACCTCGTCCCTTCACTGAAAGCTCCTATTAACCCGAGAGACTAGCACTCCCCGTGAGACAGCGTCAAGCCGCGTCATCAAGCTAGCGGAGGTGACTTCAAAAGTCACGCCGGGGGCGGAGCATTCGCCGCACTGCGCGCCCTCGGTTGTTGACAGGGTCCGGCTGGGACACGGGTTTCCGAGAGGCACCTCGGTTTTCCGTGGGGACTCGGGCTTCATGCCAGGGCCTCTTCCAGGGCGTGGCCACCGGCAGGTGACTGGCGCTGAACTTGCTGCGACCTTCCCCAGACTGTTCTTCAGGAGGACACATGCGACGTCTGCTGTTCATCGCCGGAGTGTGGGCGGGCCTGGGCCTGCTCGGATGCGGGCCCATCATCATCGACGACGCGGCGGGGGACGGAAAGCCGCTGCTCTCCAGCGGAGGGGCTCCCGTCGAGATCACGGGCGTCTCGGTCGAGGGCGACTTCCTCGAACTGGAGTTGTCCTATGAGGGCGGCTGCGAGGAGCACTCGTTCTGGCTCGAATGGGATCGCCTCTTTCTCGAGAGCGCCCCCGTACAGACGAGGGTCGTCCTCGGCCATGAGGGCCGGAATGACGGCTGCAAGACCCCTGTCTCCGACAAACGGCGGTTCGATTTGACGCCGCTCAAGGAGGAGTGGCGCCGGGGCTACCGGCAGACGGAGGGCTCCATGTCCATCCTCGTCGAGGGCGCCCCCCGCTCCCTGCTCTACACGTTCTGAGCGCACGAAGTCGTCCATGAGACGGGCCACGCGCTCGCGGCCCACGCGCCGGCCCTGGCGCGTCAAGGCGATCCTCTACCTCCAAAGAGGCATGGAAACATCAGCGGGCTCCATCCAGATTCATCCTCTCACGAACGAAGAGGAATGAATGAAGTACATTCTCCCAGCCAACCATGGTCTGCCCGACAGCATCCTCGGCGACCCCGATCTCCTCCCGAAGACCTCCGAGGGAACACCGTCGCTGACAGATGTTCAGTACGAGGCCCTCAGCCAGGGCGTCGCCCGTGGCACATCGATGTTGGTGGTCGCTCCCACCTCCACGGGGAAGACGCACATTGGAATCTGGGCCTTGAGCAGCTGGCTCTTCGCTCGTCCAGGCCGACATGCCGTGTACCTGGTCACGCATCGCGCCCTGGCCCGGCAGAAGTTCGAAGAATTCGTGGCGCTTCTGAGCGACCGGTATCTGGGTGGAGACAAGAGCAGCATCGTGCTCGCCAATGGAGACGCCGTCGAGGATGGAGCGGGCGGCGTTCCAACGGACCCCCTCGACGCCCTCATCCTGGTGGCGACGTACGAGAAGTATCTCGCGATGGTCTCTGGAAGCGGCATCCGCTCCGACATGAGCCATTGCGTCATCGTCTGCGATGAAATCCAGATTCTGGGTGATCAGCATCGGGGCCGGAACGTCGAGGTTCTCTTGACGCTGCTGCGCAAGACGCGATGGGGGCAGCTCATCGGGCTGTCCGCGGTGATCGACGCGCGCGACGCCAGGGACCTGAGGGAGTGGTTCAACGCCACCCTGATTCGTCTCGATGGCCGGGAGAAGCACCTCCACTACGAATGCCGGACCCCCAGCCGGGTCCTCACCTTCCGAACAGACAAGGCAGAAGCGGGCATCCAGAGCGCGGCGCCCACTCCTCAAGCGCCGAACGATACGGCCTTGATCCTCGAGCAGTTGCTCAAGAACAAGGACGCGCTCCCCGTGGTCGTCTTCTGTATGACCCGTCGGAAGGTGGAACAACTGTCTCAGGAGCACGCTCGGAAGCTGGGCCTGGGCGCTTCGCCAACACAACCCCTGCTGCCCGAACTGAGGGAGTCAACCACCGCGGCGCGGGAACTCTCCCGCTTCATCCCCAAGCGGTTCGCCTTCCACTCGGCGGAACTGATCGAGGAGGAGCGGGCACTCGTCGAAGGAAAACTGGAATCGGGACACCTGGATCTGGTCTTCGCCACGAGCACGTTGGCCGCTGGCGTCAACTTCCCGTTCAAGACAGCGGTCTTCGACGACTGGAAGCGCTGGAACGATCGAAACAAGAATCATGAGCCCATGCCCGCGAGCGAGTTCCACAACATGGCCGGACGGGTTGGCCGCATGGGCTCGAAACACTCGCACGGCAGCGTCATCTTCACGGCCAAGGACAACTACCAGGAGAGACAGTCCGTCAACTCCTATCTGAATCCCGACCAATCCACGCCGCTCACTCCGCGCGTGACGCCCGATGACTTCAACCAACTCGCGCTCCAGCTCGTCTCGTCGGGGGTATGCCAGACGCAAGAAGAGGTTTCCGACTTCCTGTCGAGCACCTTCAGCGCCATGCGCGAACTCGAATCGAACAAGATGGGACTGTCACATTGGACAAGCGCCATGAGTCAATCCATCCAGGCGCTCAGGACATGGGGGTTCATGCTGTGAAGAAAATACATGTCACGGAGGTAGGTCGCCAGGTGGCGTTCAGCGGATTGCGGCCCGACACCGCCCACTACCTGTTGGACTATCTGGGAAGCCGGCACGCCGAGCTCTGCTCCTTCGTCCCGGATGGAGAGCAGCGGCCGGGCTCCCCCCAACGCCTCAACTATTGCCTGATCAACGCCTGCCTGACCTCGCCCGAGTTCTGGGGAATCCACAAGGCAAGGTCCATTCCCTATGGTTTCGATCTCCTCGTCCAGAATGACCCCGTCGTGGCCTATGCCTCAAGCCTCGCCGAGACGCAGTGGCAGGCCTACCGCGAAGCCGCGAACGCCACGATGCTTCTCATGGATTGGCTCGAGGGCGATCCCCTCAATCAGCTGGAGGGCCAATTCCCCAATGTCCGGGCTGGCAACATCCGAGGCCTTTGCAGGGATCTGGCCTGGGCCCTCTCCGGACTCTCCAACATCCTGGCGGCCGCCACCCAGCCCAATCTATCGACCGAGGAGCGGCCCAGTTGTCTTCGCGCGCTGTCACCCGACGCGGTGAAGAGCCTTCGCCGTCTCCTTCAACCGCTCCGGATCCTCGTCTGGCGGCTCAATGTCGGTCTTCCACCGACGGTTCTTTGGATGACCGAGTTGAAAACCGCCACCGGAGAACGTGCCGTCTCCAGAGCCGAAGCCCTGTCCTTGCATCAAATCGGCCTCGGATCCTTCGAGAGCCTCCGCCGCCGGAGCAACTGGGAGCACCTCGTCGAGATACTGGGCGCCAATGGAGCGACCGACCCACACGCTCGTGCGCGCGAGTTGCAACAGCTCGCCAACGGATGGCATGGCACCACCAGAGATCGCGCGAAAGCCCAGCAACTGCGCCGTCTGGACACCGCCGACAAACTCCTTCTCGAGAACTTCTACAGCAGCAGGGACAAGCACTTCGAGACCGCGTTCCAGGCCCTGCTGGCGCGCGTTGGAATCCGCTATACCCTGTTCGACACGGGCCAGAAGCCAGGGGCCTTCGATTACCTGTTGCATGTCGAGGGACGCCCCGACATCGCCGTCGAGTGCAAGACGAAGCAGGGAGACGGTCTGGTCGATCTCACCGCCGCGCGAGTCGTCCTGAGCAGCTCGGAGCAGTATGGGCATCGGGAAACGTTCTGCGTGACACTATGCCAGCCCGGAGTGGATCCCAACGTCCCGGAGAATCTGCAATCCTGCACCCGACTGAGCATCGTGGAGACGCATGATCTGGCCGAGGCGTTTACCCGCCTCATCCGGCAATCGCTCAGCCCGCAGGCCTTTCATGACTGGCTGGCCCAACCTGGACAGGCCAGGGCGGAGACGCTTCTCGTTCACACCCGCGCTGTCACCGAGCCCGAGGTGATCGCGCCGCAGCCCAACCTGAAGAGTGTCACGGGTCCGGCTCATCAGCGTCCAGGGCCACCGCCACGGCCCCTGGAATCGTCTCCCGCATCAATTCCACGAACGTGCGCAGCCTCGCTGGATGGAACCGCGCGGACGGGTAGATCAGATACATCGGCAAGGACGCGGCCCGCCAGCGCGGCACCAGGTGCACGAGTCGACCCCGCGTGATGTCTTCATGGAGCGCCCAGGCCGAGGCCACGCAGACGCCGAGGCCATTCACCGCGGCGCTGCGAATGGCATAGAGGCTGTCCGTGCTCAGGCGCGGGTGGAAGACGATGGGCCGGACCTCACCGGTGGCCACGTGGGTCAGCGAGACCTCGTTGCGATAGAACGTGCGCAGCGACAGCCAGGGCAGCCGCGCGAGCTCGTCGGGATGGGTCGGCACGGGCACGCCCGACAACACGGACGGCGCGGCCACGACGATGCGCGGCACCTCGGCCACGCGGATCGCCACCACGCTGGGGTCATGCACCTCGCCAACGTGGATGGCGCAGTCGATGCCGTCCGCGATGAAATCCACCGCCCGGTCGTGCAGCAGCCATTCGACCGAGACCCGCGTGTGACGATTCAGGTACTCCGTCAGCGGCCCCACCAGCAACTGCTGTCCGAACGCATGGGGCACCACGACGCGCAGCGTGCCCTCCGGTTCGTCGCTGGCGCCGCGAAGGTCGGCCTCGAGCATTTCCCAGCTCGCCAGCAACTCCTTCGCGCGCTCGTAGCAGCGCACCCCGTCCTCGGTGAGCTTCATCGCGTGGGTGGAGCGCTGGAGCAGCCGCAGCCCGAGCGAGCGCTCCAGCGCTTGCAACCGGCGGCTCACCGTCGGCTGCGTGGTGCCCAGTTGCGCGGCGGCGGAGGACAGGCTGCCGGCGTCGACGATGCGCAGGAAGGTCTGCATCAGCTCGAGCCGGTCGGCGGTGGCCGATGCCGCGGGTGGGGGACTCCGCATCCGGGAAACACGTGGCCGAGGCGGCTTCGAAGGGTTGGGCATGATGGCGCGGTTCAAGCTGCTTTATACGTGGAGCGTATATCCGCTGTGCGAAGCACGCTACTACCGATGCCCACCTCTCTGGCCCACAGTTGCCTCGACTCGCAGCACACGGGGTGAGCATCATGTCCTTCATTCGTACCGTACATAGTACCGCCGGAAACGGAACCATGGCCGCGGCGGCCTCCGCCGCCACGAGGGCCGAGCCGTCGCGGTCCGAGACCACCCGACACGGAGTCAGCGGGTTGTCGGGCGGCCTGCGCCTGCTGCTGTCCGCGGGCGCCGGGCTGTCGGTGGCATCGCTCTACTACAGCCAGCCGATGCTGGGGGTGATGGGGGCCAACATCGGTGCC
Above is a window of Cystobacter fuscus DNA encoding:
- the hemE gene encoding uroporphyrinogen decarboxylase is translated as MNDRLLRAALRQPTDTTPVWLMRQAGRYLPEYRAIRGNIAFLDLCKHPDLAAEVTVQPVTRLGVDAAIIFSDILIPVEAMGIELELGDKGPHFPNPVRSAADIERLGVPDPVQGTGFVAEAIRRTRRALNDSVPVIGFCGAPFTLAAYMVEGGGSKSYILIKRMLFEQPQLVHTLFEKLTRTLIPYLLMQVEAGASIVQIFDSWGGELSPWDYERFCLPYLTRMVKEVQAKGVPVIVFGTGMSNHLPLLKRTGADVIGQDWRTPLDEARRVLGPDVAVQGNLDPLHLFLPREELEQRVVDILRRAGPVGHICNLGHGILPPTDPEAAKFFVDAVHKHGFALRQSP
- a CDS encoding DEAD/DEAH box helicase, with the translated sequence MKYILPANHGLPDSILGDPDLLPKTSEGTPSLTDVQYEALSQGVARGTSMLVVAPTSTGKTHIGIWALSSWLFARPGRHAVYLVTHRALARQKFEEFVALLSDRYLGGDKSSIVLANGDAVEDGAGGVPTDPLDALILVATYEKYLAMVSGSGIRSDMSHCVIVCDEIQILGDQHRGRNVEVLLTLLRKTRWGQLIGLSAVIDARDARDLREWFNATLIRLDGREKHLHYECRTPSRVLTFRTDKAEAGIQSAAPTPQAPNDTALILEQLLKNKDALPVVVFCMTRRKVEQLSQEHARKLGLGASPTQPLLPELRESTTAARELSRFIPKRFAFHSAELIEEERALVEGKLESGHLDLVFATSTLAAGVNFPFKTAVFDDWKRWNDRNKNHEPMPASEFHNMAGRVGRMGSKHSHGSVIFTAKDNYQERQSVNSYLNPDQSTPLTPRVTPDDFNQLALQLVSSGVCQTQEEVSDFLSSTFSAMRELESNKMGLSHWTSAMSQSIQALRTWGFML
- a CDS encoding PQQ-dependent sugar dehydrogenase — translated: MRRVPHSLLLLAGLTATPCAFAQTAPVNLALNKPIAASSTENPVALKAANANDGDLGTRWGSEFVSPTWITVDLGSEQSIGRVVLRWENAYATAYTIRVSNDGTTWSTVHTKTNGQGGTEDISFTPVLARYVSVYGTQKNGIYGYSLYEFEVYATSGGSQPDPDPTDPTDPPPASPGTAPTVSYNARVTGNQTEPAAPFNITEVATFNNPWGLDFLPDGRVVVTEKSDRMYIVTAAGVKTSISGLPVSVGANGGGGQSGLHDVATSPTFAQDRKLWFSYVAKGADNNNHLTLASARLDESAGTATLANLQVIWQEPSSYSVRGQPGARIAFAPNGQQVFLAVGDGDIPAANGDRGHVAQQTDSALGKIIRLNLDGSTPSDNPEASLGGVRGQVWAKGFRNPYGLAFDGSGNLWLNEMGPASGDEFNFIIKGANYGWPLVSNGNHYNGDAYLPGQPYPRHDTAPQFTPPAAYWGWFSTTNSMSPSGLAFYNGNLFPQWKGSALLGSTSSIALYRVVIDPATNNVTGVERYGRSANNVYTGAVRALKVSPLDGSIWYVKGGGDGALRKLTPQ
- a CDS encoding LysR family transcriptional regulator, translating into MRSPPPAASATADRLELMQTFLRIVDAGSLSSAAAQLGTTQPTVSRRLQALERSLGLRLLQRSTHAMKLTEDGVRCYERAKELLASWEMLEADLRGASDEPEGTLRVVVPHAFGQQLLVGPLTEYLNRHTRVSVEWLLHDRAVDFIADGIDCAIHVGEVHDPSVVAIRVAEVPRIVVAAPSVLSGVPVPTHPDELARLPWLSLRTFYRNEVSLTHVATGEVRPIVFHPRLSTDSLYAIRSAAVNGLGVCVASAWALHEDITRGRLVHLVPRWRAASLPMYLIYPSARFHPARLRTFVELMRETIPGAVAVALDADEPDP